A single region of the Anabaena sphaerica FACHB-251 genome encodes:
- the cysE gene encoding serine O-acetyltransferase: MLSTLRADFRIIFERDPAARNWLEVLFCYPGLQALIFHRLAHWLRAIGIPFIPRFISHIARFLTGIEIHPGAVIGKGVFIDHGMGVVIGETAIVGDYALIYQGVTLGGTGKESGKRHPTVGENVVVGAGAKVLGNLQIGNNVRIGAGSVVLRDVPSNCTVVGIPGRIIYRSGVRVSPLEHNNLPDSEAEVIRTLVDRIEALEEQIQALQTPVKTPVLVGQFIQENELPKEHNFCNIRDKKIQEFFDGAGI; the protein is encoded by the coding sequence ATGCTTTCTACACTGCGTGCCGACTTTCGCATCATCTTTGAACGTGATCCAGCAGCCCGGAATTGGTTGGAAGTCTTGTTTTGCTACCCAGGTTTACAAGCCTTAATCTTCCATAGACTGGCGCACTGGCTTCGCGCTATCGGTATTCCTTTTATCCCCCGATTTATTTCTCACATAGCTCGGTTTTTAACGGGTATTGAAATTCACCCAGGGGCTGTGATTGGTAAAGGCGTATTTATTGACCACGGTATGGGCGTTGTCATTGGTGAAACAGCAATTGTGGGGGACTACGCCCTAATTTATCAAGGTGTCACCCTGGGGGGTACTGGTAAAGAAAGCGGCAAACGTCACCCTACAGTTGGTGAAAACGTTGTTGTTGGTGCAGGTGCAAAAGTTTTAGGTAATCTCCAAATTGGTAATAATGTCCGCATCGGTGCAGGTTCAGTCGTATTAAGAGATGTTCCTTCTAACTGCACTGTCGTAGGCATTCCCGGACGTATTATCTACCGTTCTGGAGTCCGGGTTTCTCCCCTAGAACACAACAATTTACCAGACTCGGAAGCAGAAGTAATTCGCACTTTGGTTGACCGCATTGAAGCACTAGAAGAACAAATTCAAGCCCTGCAAACTCCCGTAAAAACTCCGGTTTTAGTCGGTCAATTCATTCAAGAAAATGAATTACCAAAAGAACACAATTTCTGTAATATCAGAGATAAAAAGATTCAGGAATTTTTTGATGGTGCAGGAATATAG